From the Malus domestica chromosome 17, GDT2T_hap1 genome, one window contains:
- the LOC103432094 gene encoding uncharacterized protein: MENKLEEDDDHEPGPVPPLRLDRFGFLKPEISPEGLTKSRSAFEYDREERRVRKWRKMIGVGGSDWKHYIRRKPHVVKRRIRKGIPDCLRGLVWQLISGSRDLLLMNPGVYEQLVIYETSASELDIIRDISRTFPSHVFFQQRHGPGQRSLYNVLKAYSVFDREVGYVQGMGFLAGLLLLYMSEEDAFWLLVALLKGAVHAPMEGLYQVGLPLVQQYLFQFDQLVKEHLPKLGEHFTREMINPSMYASQWFITVFSYSFPFHLALRIWDVFLYEGVRIVFKVGLALLKYCHDDLIKLPFEKLIHALRNFPDDAMNPDTLLPLAYSTKVSRGLEETRQEYEKKNGREGQSPESEKQLE, from the exons ATGGAAAACAAactagaagaagatgatgaccaTGAGCCAGGTCCAGTTCCTCCACTGAGATTGGACAGATTTGGCTTCTTAAAGCCAGAAATTTCACCTGAAGGTTTAACCAAGAGCAGGTCAGCCTTTGAATATGATAG AGAGGAAAGAAGAGTTAGAAAATGGAGGAAGATGATTGGGGTGGGAGGGAGTGATTGGAAACATTATATTAGGAGAAAACCTCACGTTGTTAAAAGGAGAATAAGGAAAGGAATTCCTGATTGTTTAAGAGGTCTCGTTTGGCAGTTGATCTCTGGAAGTCGGGATCTGTTGCTGATGAACCCTGGGGTTTACGAG CAATTAGTGATTTATGAGACGTCAGCTTCAGAGCTGGATATAATTCGAGATATTTCGCGAACCTTCCCTTCACATGTTTTCTTCCAGCAGAGACACGGCCCTGGTCAAAGGTCCCTCTACAATGTTTTGAAGGCTTACTCCGTATTTGACAGAGAAGTTGGATATGTTCAG GGAATGGGATTTCTGGCTGGTCTGTTACTTCTTTATATGAGTGAAGAGGATGCATTTTGGTTATTAGTTGCATTACTAAAGGGAGCAGTTCATGCACCAATGGAAGGTTTATATCAG GTAGGGCTACCACTGGTGCAACAATACCTTTTTCAGTTTGACCAGTTAGTAAAGGAGCACTTGCCAAAGCTGGGAGAGCATTTTACTCGAGAAATGATAAATCCAAGCATGTATGCAAGCCAGTGGTTCATAACCGTTTTCTCCTACTCTTTCCCATTCCATTTGGCTCTTCGAATTTGGGATGTCTTTCTCTACGAG GGTGTTAGAATCGTTTTCAAAGTTGGTTTAGCCTTATTAAAGTATTGCCATGACGACTTG ATAAAATTACCCTTCGAGAAACTTATTCATGCTTTGCGTAACTTCCCTGACGATGCAATGAATCCGGATACTTTACTTCCATTGGCTTACTCAACCAAG GTATCAAGGGGTTTGGAGGAAACGAGGCAGGAGTATGAGAAGAAGAATGGAAGGGAAGGTCAGTCGCCAGAGAGTGAGAAGCAGTTGGAATGA
- the LOC103425910 gene encoding S-adenosylmethionine decarboxylase proenzyme-like, whose protein sequence is MAVPVSAIGFEGYEKRLEVSFFEPGLFADPKGMGLRSLSKAQIDEILTPAECTIVSSLSNDDLDSYVLSESSLFVYPYKVIIKTCGTTKLLRSIPAILKLADTLSLAVKSVRYSRGSFIFPGAQPSPHRSFSEEVAVLDGHFSKLGLASKAYVMGSPDKTQKWHIYSASAELASLLWGSRQTGPTYTLEMCMTGLDRKRASVFYKSDASSAAGMTEESGIRKILPQSDICDFEFEPCGYSMNSIEGNAVSTIHVTPEDGFSYASFETVGYNFNDVNLTQLLYRVLDCFKPAEFSVALHTTSTAGEDLDAKCPLDLRGYCCGGSSYEGLGLGGAIIYHSFVKDDSGSQSPRSILKCCWSEDEKDEEVEEIDLAEI, encoded by the coding sequence ATGGCTGTACCGGTCTCTGCAATTGGATTCGAAGGGTATGAAAAGAGGCTCGAGGTCTCTTTCTTCGAGCCTGGACTGTTCGCTGACCCTAAAGGCATGGGTCTTCGTTCTCTATCGAAAGCTCAAATAGATGAGATTCTGACACCAGCTGAGTGCACCATTGTTTCTTCACTGTCAAATGATGATCTCGACTCTTACGTCCTATCCGAGTCAAGCCTGTTTGTGTACCCTTACAAAGTGATCATCAAAACCTGTGGCACAACGAAATTGCTTCGATCAATCCCTGCCATCCTCAAGTTGGCTGATACCCTCTCTCTAGCTGTAAAATCTGTGAGGTACTCTCGTGGGAGCTTTATCTTTCCTGGTGCTCAGCCCTCTCCTCATCGTAGCTTTTCCGAGGAAGTAGCTGTACTTGACGGCCATTTTAGCAAGCTTGGTTTGGCAAGCAAGGCATATGTTATGGGAAGCCCTGACAAAACTCAGAAATGGCATATTTACTCTGCATCGGCGGAGCTGGCAAGCTTATTGTGGGGTTCACGTCAAACAGGCCCGACCTACACACTGGAGATGTGCATGACCGGTCTAGACAGGAAGAGGGCTTCTGTGTTTTACAAATCCGATGCAAGTTCAGCTGCTGGTATGACCGAAGAATCTGGCATCAGGAAGATCCTCCCACAATCTGATATATGCGACTTTGAGTTCGAACCTTGCGGTTACTCCATGAACTCAATTGAAGGGAATGCAGTTTCTACGATCCACGTGACACCAGAAGACGGTTTCAGCTACGCTAGCTTTGAAACAGTGGGATATAATTTCAATGATGTGAACTTGACCCAGCTGCTTTACAGGGTTCTGGATTGCTTCAAACCAGCTGAGTTCTCTGTAGCCTTGCACACCACCAGCACCGCAGGCGAAGATCTTGATGCTAAGTGCCCTCTGGACTTAAGGGGATACTGCTGCGGAGGAAGCAGCTATGAGGGTCTAGGCCTGGGTGGTGCAATCATCTACCACAGCTTTGTCAAGGATGATTCTGGTTCGCAGTCTCCAAGGTCGATTCTGAAGTGCTGCTGGAGCGAGGACGAGAAGGACGAGGAAGTTGAAGAGATAGATCTGGCCGAGATCTAG
- the LOC103404677 gene encoding stress-induced protein KIN2-like: protein MADNSQKMSYHAGEAKGQAQEKASGMMDKANNAAQSAKETMQDAGQNMQAKAQGAADAVKNATGMNK from the exons ATGGCCGACAACTCCCAGAAGATGAGCTACCACGCTGGAGAGGCCAAGGGCCAAGCTCAG GAGAAGGCCAGTGGAATGATGGACAAGGCTAACAATGCTGCCCAGTCTGCCAAGGAAACAATGCAGGATGCTGGCCAGAACATGCAGGCCAAGGCACAGGGAGCTGCCGATGCCGTCAAGAACGCCACCGGCATGAACAAATGA
- the LOC103404875 gene encoding uncharacterized protein isoform X1, producing MKKMGTKDKKKIHKNKKVAQPTLELVEMDKKLGSAEIRKRKRAKESDADSRKVVHVSIEVDNSAKPAKDKKKAKLTNKRKIKNAKNYEAMEGKNDHPNTDTDDDFHEINDDGVADQSPFETQEEIEIGEVLTEAGKSKKAKKKKKKDRNSLEFVKSLDEEVEAGQEKSSKGISGVPKKASRKKKKDLDSSKSKKTLEREVEADQADVYLISSGDEDSSKGMKKWIMEYHQSRPGLKVLQQRIDQFMVEHDEKLEQEKKEKEARAADGGWTVVVHHKGRKKTTDSESGITVGSVAQAALEDKVAKKKRTEVVGLDFYRFQRKEAQRNEIMMLQSKFEQDKKRIQQLRAARKFRPY from the exons ATGAAAAAGATGGGAACGAAGGACAAGAAGAAGATCCATAAGAACAAGAAGGTTGCCCAGCCAACTTTGGAGCTTGTTGAAATGG ATAAAAAATTAGGATCTGCAGAGATTAGAAAGAGAAAAAGGGCAAAGGAAAGCGATGCTGATTCTCGAAAGGTTGTTCATGTCTCTATTGAAG TAGATAATTCAGCCAAACCAGCCAAGGATAAGAAAAAGGCAAAACTAACgaataaaaggaaaataaagaatGCGAAGAACTATGAAGCTATGGAAGGCAAGAATGATCATCCAAATACGGACACTGATGATGATTTTCATGAAATAAATG ATGATGGAGTTGCCGATCAGAGCCCATTTGAAACTCAGGAAGAGATTGAAATTGGTGAAGTGCTCACTGAGGCTG GTAAGTCAAAGAAagctaagaaaaagaaaaagaaggatcgTAATTCATTAGAGTTTGTGAAGTCACTTGACGAGGAAGTAGAAGCTGGTCAGGAGAAGAGCTCAAAAGGGATATCAG GTGTACCCAAGAAAGcttcaagaaagaaaaagaaggatctTGATTCGTCAAAGTCTAAGAAGACACTGGAAAGGGAAGTAGAAGCTGATCAGGCTGATGTTTACCTTATTTCTTCTGGGGATGAGGACTCTTCGAAAGGAATGAAAA AATGGATTATGGAATACCATCAAAGTAGACCTGGGTTGAAGGTACTGCAGCAAAGAATTGATCAGTTTATGGTTGAACATGATGAAAAACTGGAACAG gaaaagaaagagaaagaagccCGTGCTGCAGACGGAGGATGGACAGTTGTTGTACATCataaaggaaggaagaagaccACGGATTCTGAGAGTGGAATTACAGTAGGATCTGTTGCCCAGGCTGCTTTGGAGGACAAGGTGGCCAAGAAGAAGCGCACAGAAGTTGTTGGGCTAGATTTTTACCGGTTCCAAAGGAAAGAAGCTCAGAGAAACG AAATTATGATGCTCCAGAGCAAATTTGAGCAAGATAAAAAGCGGATACAGCAGTTAAGAGCGGCTAGGAAGTTTCGACCTTACTGA
- the LOC103404679 gene encoding stress-induced protein KIN2-like, which yields MADNSQKMSYQAGEAKGQAQEKASGMMDKANNAAQSAKETMQDAGQNMQAKAQGAADAVKNATGMNK from the exons ATGGCTGACAACTCCCAAAAGATGAGCTACCAAGCTGGAGAGGCCAAGGGCCAAGCTCAG GAGAAGGCCAGTGGAATGATGGACAAGGCTAACAATGCCGCCCAATCTGCCAAGGAAACAATGCAGGATGCTGGCCAGAACATGCAGGCCAAGGCACAGGGAGCTGCCGATGCCGTCAAGAACGCCACCGGCATGAACAAATGA
- the LOC103404875 gene encoding uncharacterized protein isoform X2: MKKMGTKDKKKIHKNKKVAQPTLELVEMDKKLGSAEIRKRKRAKESDADSRKVVHVSIEDNSAKPAKDKKKAKLTNKRKIKNAKNYEAMEGKNDHPNTDTDDDFHEINDDGVADQSPFETQEEIEIGEVLTEAGKSKKAKKKKKKDRNSLEFVKSLDEEVEAGQEKSSKGISGVPKKASRKKKKDLDSSKSKKTLEREVEADQADVYLISSGDEDSSKGMKKWIMEYHQSRPGLKVLQQRIDQFMVEHDEKLEQEKKEKEARAADGGWTVVVHHKGRKKTTDSESGITVGSVAQAALEDKVAKKKRTEVVGLDFYRFQRKEAQRNEIMMLQSKFEQDKKRIQQLRAARKFRPY, encoded by the exons ATGAAAAAGATGGGAACGAAGGACAAGAAGAAGATCCATAAGAACAAGAAGGTTGCCCAGCCAACTTTGGAGCTTGTTGAAATGG ATAAAAAATTAGGATCTGCAGAGATTAGAAAGAGAAAAAGGGCAAAGGAAAGCGATGCTGATTCTCGAAAGGTTGTTCATGTCTCTATTGAAG ATAATTCAGCCAAACCAGCCAAGGATAAGAAAAAGGCAAAACTAACgaataaaaggaaaataaagaatGCGAAGAACTATGAAGCTATGGAAGGCAAGAATGATCATCCAAATACGGACACTGATGATGATTTTCATGAAATAAATG ATGATGGAGTTGCCGATCAGAGCCCATTTGAAACTCAGGAAGAGATTGAAATTGGTGAAGTGCTCACTGAGGCTG GTAAGTCAAAGAAagctaagaaaaagaaaaagaaggatcgTAATTCATTAGAGTTTGTGAAGTCACTTGACGAGGAAGTAGAAGCTGGTCAGGAGAAGAGCTCAAAAGGGATATCAG GTGTACCCAAGAAAGcttcaagaaagaaaaagaaggatctTGATTCGTCAAAGTCTAAGAAGACACTGGAAAGGGAAGTAGAAGCTGATCAGGCTGATGTTTACCTTATTTCTTCTGGGGATGAGGACTCTTCGAAAGGAATGAAAA AATGGATTATGGAATACCATCAAAGTAGACCTGGGTTGAAGGTACTGCAGCAAAGAATTGATCAGTTTATGGTTGAACATGATGAAAAACTGGAACAG gaaaagaaagagaaagaagccCGTGCTGCAGACGGAGGATGGACAGTTGTTGTACATCataaaggaaggaagaagaccACGGATTCTGAGAGTGGAATTACAGTAGGATCTGTTGCCCAGGCTGCTTTGGAGGACAAGGTGGCCAAGAAGAAGCGCACAGAAGTTGTTGGGCTAGATTTTTACCGGTTCCAAAGGAAAGAAGCTCAGAGAAACG AAATTATGATGCTCCAGAGCAAATTTGAGCAAGATAAAAAGCGGATACAGCAGTTAAGAGCGGCTAGGAAGTTTCGACCTTACTGA